AACTACGGAGATGCAGCGATGAAAACGACCCACCTGCGCGCAACTCACGAGGCACTTGGGGCGCGGTTCACGGATTTCGGTGGTTGGGAAATGCCTCTCCAGTATGCCGGAGTTCTCGGCGAACACGCCGCTGTGCGCGAGACCTGTGGTGCTTTCGATGTGTCTCATCTCGGACGTTTCTCAGTTCAGGGTGAAGGTGCGACCGAAGTTCTTCGGCGCCAGCTCTGCAACGACATCGCAAACGTCGCTCCAGGCCGTGCCCAGTACACGATGGCGCTCAACGATTCAGGCGGCATTGAAGACGACATCATTGTCTGGCGTTTCGACGAAGACTCGTACTGGGTACTTCCCAACGGCGCCAACGTCGATGAGATGTTGCATCGCTTTGCAGCGGACGCTCCCAAAACAGTGACGATCGGTACTCCCCGAGACAGCACAGTGCTGATTGCCGTGCAGGGTCCCACCGCCATTGACGTAATCGAGTCTGTCATCGGGACGCGAGCCGCAAGGTTTCGTGTGTCGACTGGCGTATTAGCTGGTGAGAAGTTTTGGGTCGGAGGTACGGGTTACACAGGGGAGCGGGGCGCGGAAATCGCAGTGACGCACGCCGCCGCGCAAGCGTTGTGGGAAGCCTTGATGGAAGCAGGAGCCACCGCGTGCGGTCTCGGCGCACGCGACACGCTACGACTCGAAATGGGATATCCGTTGTGGGGCCAAGACTTGGACGAATCCACGAGTCCCCTTGAGGCTGGACTTGGATGGGTCATTGACTGGGACCACGATTTTGTCGGGAAGGCCGCACTTGCAGAACAACGCGCCCGCGGACTCGACCGTAGGCTCATCGGATTCACGACCGCTGGCCGACGACCCCCGCGTCATGGATTCGCGGTTCGGTGCGATCAGGGGACGGGGGTTGTGACCTCGGGAAACATCAGCCCTACGCTCGGCCACGGGATCGGGATGGCCTATGTCAACACGACTGCCGACATCACCAACCTTGAGATCGACTTTCGCGGCACTTGGACCCCGGCGGAGGTCGTAAGTCCACCGTTCATAAAGCGGTGACAGTTCGCGAGCGGATCGCGGCGCAGCTCCAAATCGATGAAACACGTGTCGGGCTCGGCGTCGGGCTCGGGGACCCGACTGATCGCCGAGACGCGCTGATGATTGACGGCCGCAGCGTCTGGGCAGCCGACGCCCCGATCGACATTGCTGTCGCCGAATCTCCAAACTGGTTTGGTGTGCTTGACGGGGAGGGGAGCGCGGTTGCTGCCGTAGATATTGTTCGCTGCGACCGACAAGGCAGTATCCGGGCAGTTCGAGCGGAAGTCTTCGAGCTGCGTGGCTCACAAGGCGACCATGGTCGAGCAGTACAGCGGCTTGGGGGCGCCCTGTCCGCCTACAAAGGAATATCTCTACCTTGGGGGCGGCCTGTGTGTCCGTGGTTTTCGATTCGCACCGCAATACCGGCTTCGGCGTGGGCGAGAATTCGCGGCGACTTCGTGGTCGAGCCGCCAGCGGCGCGGCTGGCGAATTTCCTTCCGGGGGTGGTCCGAGTTGTGCCCGAACCCGGGTTTGAAGTTCCAGAGTACGCTGCTGCATTGACGGGATTCGTCGAGGATTGGGTACGCCAATGCCGACAGCACGAAGACCAGCACATGAAAGGCACTGAGTGAGCATATATCTCGGCATTGACATCGGCGGTTCAGGCGTGAAGGGTGCGCTCGTCGACACAGATTCCGGCGAACTCACTTCGGATAGGTTGCGAATCGCGACACCGAACCCTGCCTCCGTCGACGCGGTTCTAGACGTCGTTAGCGACATTGTCACGCACTTCTCCTGGCAAGGTGCTGTCGGGTGCACATTTCCCGGGATAACCGTCGATGGCAAGATCCTGACCGCCGCCAACGTGGCGGACGCGTGGATTGGGGTGAACTTAGAAGCGGCGATCGCGGAGCGTGTAGGTGTCCCTGCAAGCGTTCTTAACGACGCCGATGCCGCCGCTATTGCTGAGGCGGTATTTGGGGCCGCAAACGGCATCGCGGGCACCGTACTTGTGCTGACCTTCGGTACCGGCATCGGGAGCGGAATGCTCCGCTCTGGGAACCTGATTCCGAACCTGGAACTCGGTCAGTTGGAGTTTCGCGGGATGACCGCTGAGGCTTACGCGGCTGCTCGTTTGGTAGAGCGTGAGGACATGCGGATCGACTGGTGGGCGTCACGCGTAAATGAATATCTGCAGCACGTATGCGACATCTTCAGTCCCGTGCGGATCGTTCTTGGAGGTGGCATCTCTAGGCGTTTCGACGAAATCGCCGAGTTCTTAGATGTCAGTGCCGAGGTGGTTCCCGCGGCCCTTCTCAACAATGCCGGCATCGTGGGAGCTGCCTACACTGCGAGCAAGATGGATCGGAGTGAGCAACATGTCTAGCACCACAAGGACCCACGTAACCGCCGACGATGTTTCGCTGGTCGTGAGGACTTGGGAGGCGGACAATGCCCACGCAGTCGTGGTGCTGGTTCATGGAATCTCTGAGCACACGTCACGGTACAACCACGTCGCTGACGCCTTTACTGCCGCCGGAATAACGCTTGTCGGTTTCGATCTACGCGGACACGGCGAGTCGGGCGGCCCACGGATCGACGTCAAGGACTTTGGTTCCTTCATCAGCGACGTCGGTGAAATGATAACCATGGTTCGTGAACGGGGCCTCCCGGTTGTGATGTACGGCCACTCGCTCGGCGGATTGATTTCGCTCTCCTACGCAGTGGAAGGCAAGAATCTGCCGGACGGACTCATCCTCAGCTCCCCGGCCTTGGGTGCGAAACTTGCGCCCGGCTTGGAGCCGGTTGGCAGGCTGATCGCGAAGTTTGCGCCCGGCTTTCGCCTTCCGACTTCGATAAAGGGCTCTCAACTCAGCGGCGACCCAAGCGTTGGAGAGGCGTATTTCGCAGACCCGCTTGTCGTGACGAAGTCGACGGCTCGTATGGGCGTAGGCGTGCTCGACGCAATGGTGGCGGTAAGAACACGCATTGAGGACCTGACGGTACCAACCTATGTGTTCCATGGTTCGCTTGACACGCTCGTACCGACCGAGGTGAGCGAGATTCTCGAGACGAATCCGCTGGTGCGCAGAGTGGTGTACGAAGGCATGGCCCACGAGACCCACAACGAGGTCGACAAGGCCCGTGTGATTGCGGATCTTGTCGCCGCGGCCGAACAGTTCGTCACGTCGACGACGTAGTCCCAGGATTCGTGCGCTAACCAGCACCGTATACGGGCTCGTTTAGCGCCAGAATCCTGAGTGCCCTAGAACCTCTGGCAGCGTCCAACGATATGCTCTGCAACCCGGGTTGCAGAGCATATCGTTGGTGGGCGACAACCGTATCGCAGTAGTTCGTGGGCCGACTCGAAACTACGCGGGAAAGTGGGTATCGATCAGGGTTTTGCGAACGGTCCAGTCGCCGAAGCCGGCGTGCAGCGCGGTGCGGTTCATTTCATCGAAAACCGCTTGATCAAATCCGAATTCTCGTTCGGCGCTGATGTACTCGTCGGTGAGGGTGATGTTCGACATCAGGCGGTTGTCGGCACTCAGGGTGACCGCAAAACCGGCCCGGTACAACATTCCCAGTGGATGGTGAGCCGGACTTTCGACGAGTGCCGTGTCGCGGTTCGATGTCGGGCACACTTCAAGCACGATACGGTGGTCAAGGATCATTTGCGCAACACTGCCGAGTTCGACGATCTCTCCATCCGCGATCACGCAGTCCTCGACGATGCGGACACCATGACCGATGCGCCGCGCACTGCCGAGGGCTACCGCCTTCCATATGGAGTGAACTCCGTCACCTTCGCCGGCATGGATCGTGATGCCGAGACCGTGTTGTTTGGCGAGCCGCAACGCAACGAGGTGGTCGGTGACAGGGTATCCGGCTTCTGGGCCGGAAAGGTCGAACCCGACCACACCTTTGCGTGAGTATCTAATGGCTACCGCAGCGACCGCTTCGGAGTCGTGTTCCTGACGGAGCGCGTTGATGATTATGCCCCACGAGATGCCGTATTCGTTTTTGGCACGTGCGAAGCCATCGATCACGGCTTCAACGACGGCATCTCGGGGTAGCCCGCCGGTAGTGTGTAGCGAGGGGCCAAACCGAATTTCGGCGTATACGACACCGTCGTTGGCCAGGTCCTCGAGGTTTTCAAAAGCCACTCGATTCAACGCCTCCTCGTGTTGCATCACTGCAATCGTGTGGTCGAACGCCTGCAGATACCGTGGCAACGATCCGGATCCCACCATATGGAGCTGTGTGGCCAGCGATTCATTGTCGCTACCGGGGAGTCCTTCGTAGCCAAACTGCTGTGCCAGGTCGAGGATCGTATCGATTCGGAGGCTACCGTCGAGATGTTCGTGCAACACGGTCTTGGGGAGCGCTCTTAGCGTGTCGTCCGTCACAGCTCTTGTCCTCCTTCTTTGCTCCGTAAGTTCTGCAGGGCGTGGGCGTGACCGGTAGTGTAATGAGCGCATGACTCAGCCCTCATCGATACCGCACCCATGGGGTGACTCACCGCCGCCGTGGCTTACGCGCTTGGGTTGGAAACTACTCGGTGTACTCATTGGTGTCTACGCCCTGTTCGAAGTGTCCAAGCAGTTGCGCGGTCTTCTGATCCAGATCGCGATATCGGTGTTCGTGGCGATCGCGTTGGACCCGGGAGTCACGATTCTTGAGAAACGTGGATGGCGACGAGGTGTGGCTACGGGCGCCCTCTTTTTGCTCATACTCTTTGCCGGCGCTTTCTTCGTTGCATTGATGATCCCGTTGATCGTCGATCAGGCCGCGACGCTCGTCGTCAAGGCGCCTTCGTACGCGGAGCAAATCGGCACGTTTCTTGAACGATTCGGATTCGATGCCGAGACTGGCACGCAGACTGCGCTCGACGCTCTGGGTGCGAACGTCACGTCGCTTGCGGGCGATGTTGCCGGCAGCCTGGTCGGTCTGGGAG
The Acidobacteriota bacterium DNA segment above includes these coding regions:
- the gcvT gene encoding glycine cleavage system aminomethyltransferase GcvT, whose product is MKTTHLRATHEALGARFTDFGGWEMPLQYAGVLGEHAAVRETCGAFDVSHLGRFSVQGEGATEVLRRQLCNDIANVAPGRAQYTMALNDSGGIEDDIIVWRFDEDSYWVLPNGANVDEMLHRFAADAPKTVTIGTPRDSTVLIAVQGPTAIDVIESVIGTRAARFRVSTGVLAGEKFWVGGTGYTGERGAEIAVTHAAAQALWEALMEAGATACGLGARDTLRLEMGYPLWGQDLDESTSPLEAGLGWVIDWDHDFVGKAALAEQRARGLDRRLIGFTTAGRRPPRHGFAVRCDQGTGVVTSGNISPTLGHGIGMAYVNTTADITNLEIDFRGTWTPAEVVSPPFIKR
- a CDS encoding ROK family protein, producing the protein MSIYLGIDIGGSGVKGALVDTDSGELTSDRLRIATPNPASVDAVLDVVSDIVTHFSWQGAVGCTFPGITVDGKILTAANVADAWIGVNLEAAIAERVGVPASVLNDADAAAIAEAVFGAANGIAGTVLVLTFGTGIGSGMLRSGNLIPNLELGQLEFRGMTAEAYAAARLVEREDMRIDWWASRVNEYLQHVCDIFSPVRIVLGGGISRRFDEIAEFLDVSAEVVPAALLNNAGIVGAAYTASKMDRSEQHV
- a CDS encoding alpha/beta hydrolase, whose translation is MSSTTRTHVTADDVSLVVRTWEADNAHAVVVLVHGISEHTSRYNHVADAFTAAGITLVGFDLRGHGESGGPRIDVKDFGSFISDVGEMITMVRERGLPVVMYGHSLGGLISLSYAVEGKNLPDGLILSSPALGAKLAPGLEPVGRLIAKFAPGFRLPTSIKGSQLSGDPSVGEAYFADPLVVTKSTARMGVGVLDAMVAVRTRIEDLTVPTYVFHGSLDTLVPTEVSEILETNPLVRRVVYEGMAHETHNEVDKARVIADLVAAAEQFVTSTT
- the add gene encoding adenosine deaminase, with amino-acid sequence MTDDTLRALPKTVLHEHLDGSLRIDTILDLAQQFGYEGLPGSDNESLATQLHMVGSGSLPRYLQAFDHTIAVMQHEEALNRVAFENLEDLANDGVVYAEIRFGPSLHTTGGLPRDAVVEAVIDGFARAKNEYGISWGIIINALRQEHDSEAVAAVAIRYSRKGVVGFDLSGPEAGYPVTDHLVALRLAKQHGLGITIHAGEGDGVHSIWKAVALGSARRIGHGVRIVEDCVIADGEIVELGSVAQMILDHRIVLEVCPTSNRDTALVESPAHHPLGMLYRAGFAVTLSADNRLMSNITLTDEYISAEREFGFDQAVFDEMNRTALHAGFGDWTVRKTLIDTHFPA